Part of the Vigna unguiculata cultivar IT97K-499-35 chromosome 3, ASM411807v1, whole genome shotgun sequence genome, cagaaagggtgagctcaaaataaACAATCagttaatttaataaacttaacaataCACCCAATTATTATattctagttagttcttggccaagaccttaatccccaaggcttttcaaccttcacaacacacaaatagttagcctCCGATTaagggtttatgatgctcatacgaacctgcccgctcgtggtcctgcctctacgagcCTCCCCGCTCGAAGTCCTgctctacaaacctccccgctcgtagttctgctctacgaacctacccgtccatagtccaacacatgtgcaTCTCCCCAAAAATAGTTAGGAATGTtaccatgaattaaaagagtgagttgttttaataaaatgtcTATTTTTGCGCTCACCCACCCTATTTTGTTGAGGTGTATAAGCATATGAAGTTTGATGGGGGAATACCAtgagaagccataaattgtttaaaagaatgGAAAGATATTCACGGCCATTGTCACTTTGCAAAGTTCAAATAGAAATCACAaactgagttttaatttcattataaaaggtttgaaatatagaaaacaactcaagatgatttttcattaaaaacaaCTAAGTGCATAcggaataatcatcaataaaagtaacaaaatattgaaaacctAAATTATACATAACATGACTCGATCCTCAAATGTCATAGTGAACTAAGGAAAAAGGAGACGAAAACACTATAAGAAACTACAAGGAAAGGAACTACGACTATGCTTTCCCAATTGACAAGAAACACACCAGACTTGACAACTTGGATAAGCTAGGAATAAGTTGTTGCAATTTGGCAAAACTAGGATGACCTAACTGAGCATGAAGAAGAGATGGAGACTTCATAATTGCACCAACATATGTGGAAAAGTGGAGATAATAGAGACGTCGAGACTCATATTTGATTCTAATCACTTGTCTCGAACTCTAGTCctgcaaacaaacaaaaaaatctttGCTAAAAGAAATAACACTATCAAGAGAAAGAGTTAGACGACTAATGGATAATAAGTTAACAGTCTCAATACCATGAGCTAAAACTCTAAATCCATCAACCATTGTAGCTAAGGGAATCACTTTTAGCTTGTTTGGTTGGAGATAGTTGGATTAATGATAGAGTAGCTGAAGGAATCACTTtagtttattatggattttgagtTATTATGGATTAAGTTGCAATTACGTTTTAGTTTAAATTACTTATATGTTACTATGGTGAAAGTTTGTCATATCTTTTGTCataattaaagtatttaaacgaagtttacaaataaatattgttgacACAAAAATATAAGCATCTCAAATGGTGACATACATTATCATGTACAAAAGATTCTAATTACTAACAAATCATTGTATTTAGGAGATTAGAAATAACGCAAGCAAAATAAAGTAGTAAacccacaaaataaataatacaaatgaGAGAGGTTAAAACCTCTACAATATAATCGCCAAATTGAAGAGGGTATTACCCCCCAcatgaaaaaatggaaaaaaatggAGGTTTTAAATCTATACAACAAAATAGTTGGAAATAAAGGAGGTTTCAAACCTCCAAAAAATAATAGTCACCAATAGAAGAGGTTAAAATCCTCCACAATATAAATCAGAAGCAAAGGTCATTATAAACCTTTGTAAAAAAGTTGTGACGAACCTATCTGCGAAGGTTTAAAATAACcctaaaaattaatttgcagAAGGTAAAAACCCTcgtaaattgaaataaaaatctCTACAGAATAACATTGGACTTCATATGCCTTGTTAGTCTATTGAAGGTTGTATACGTGATGAATATATGTTGTTAagtttaaataagaaaaagagtATACAACCATGATGACAAGGCAATAAAAAAGCTTGAAAATTATCACAATCACACTACCAATAATTTGATTTGACTATGTAATACATTGGTTGGCACTAATGATGGGGAGTAAGTATCTCTTGAACCTCAAATTCAAAAATGTGTTGATCATATTGATGCACATGACACATGGTCGATTGTTGTTGATCTTTTCTAAGAAGTGCATTTATATCTTCCAAATGATAGCCAACTCTTAACATGGAATTTGCCTTCAAGTCTCATTCAACAAACCATGGAATTTGCCTTCAAGTCTCATTCAACAAACCTAAATTGGTCCTTTTAAAGGTTGTCTTAATTAGAGCACAAATTGGCAATGAGCGAGCTCCCTTTAGAAATACATTAAACCATATTTGTTGTCATATGACCAAACTTGAAGCCTCATCTTAGGTTTGAGTTCTCTTTTGTAATAGTGTTATATCGATCCAAGAAGTTGCTTAGGGAGATTGGGATCTCATTGTGGATAACTTTGCACATCACATAGGTTGCTTAACCTCGTAAGTTGTGGTAATGTAATAAATCAAGAATAACCTCAAATGAATTTGTCAATGAAAGAGTTGGGAAAgataagtaattttattatccatgttaataaaatatttcttcaacATAGGATTTTGAACTTGTTGCTAAAGTTGGCGGTCAAATGATGTATGCAATATACTGAGTGGAGACCTTATGCTTCCAAACCAAATTAATAGATTGTAAGGCTGACAATATGCCCTTGCATCTATCCGTTATCAAACACAAATTTCATTGTGGTGTAACGTGTTCTCCCAATAGTTGAAAGAAtcatattatgtttcctttgtcTCACCTTCCATTATTACGAACGTCAAAGGAAATATATTGTGATTCCCATCCTACGCGATTGGTGTGAGCAACATCCTGAGATGAAGGAGAGATCCATTTACAGAAAATTCTCTATAAAGTCGGTAGaaacatttgaaaatattaagtctggttaaatatgttttttagtccctaaacttttataagaaaatagaTTTCGTCCCTATTCCAAACTTTGATTCATTtttattcacaaactttaaaaCTAAATGGATGTAGTCCTTATCTTTCaacaacattaattttttttaacaaggCACACAACAATGGCTTTTTTAGTGTTTACATGTGGCCTTTTTATGTTTACACGTGGCCACAACTAGATTCCAACAACCAGGATACCCTTCTTCGGCAAGCTTTGCCACTTTCCCCTCCTTCGTCACCACCAACCTTGATCCATCCTTTGTCGGTGGCTTGTGGGTCTCGATGACCATGTATACAATGGAAACAAGAAAGGGTTGCGTGTGTGGGCCTCTTAATTGACTAGGAGGTCGaaagatataattttaaagGTGGATATTAATATACGTATGTATGTTAATGATTCCATGTATGTGGGATTTTCTAGGTCTACTCAAGGTAGAACAAAGGTGCACAATGTTAAGTGGTGGGATTTTAATTCCTTTTTAGATTCTTCGGTGACTCCTACCACCACATCACCCCCATCCACCACTTTAGCACCTAGGCAGAAGGAGAGTAAGTCTTTTAGGAAGGGTATTGTGGGGGTTGTTGCTAGGGTTGTCACTATTTGTACTTTTGTTATTGCTCTTTATTGGTGCATGATTTGGATGCATCTCATGAAGGTGAAGTGAATGAAGAAACTTAATCACTCCATTGAGTTGGAGATTACTATAATGCCTAAGGAATTTAGCTACAAGGAGCTAAATTTTGGCACTAAGTGATTCAATGCTAATAGGGTCATTGGTCATGGTTATTTTTAGGATTGTGTACAAGGGTATGGTTTCTAAGAGTGTTGATATTGTTGTAGTAAGAGGTCTAATCATAATGGTCAAGGAAAGAGTGATTTTTTGCTTGAGTTGGTGACGAAGGTGAGCCCACCAAAGATGGAGGATGGATCGAACTTGGTGAcaccaaagaaaaagaaagtgatAATGCTCGTTAGAGAAGGGTATCCCAAATATCAGCATATGGTAGTGCCAATGTGTAAATAGTAAAATGTCACAcgtaaacattaaaaaaactaGGTAAAAGCTGATTCTCACGTTAAACAAGCAATTAACGTCATTGCATGACGACACTAtatccattattttttaaaatttagaataaaaatgaattaaaatttggGACATGGACAAAAATTAATTTcgtatattaaaaatgttacgtGAAAAATCTTTTGTCAcgttaaacaaaaatttaacatcATTGAATAACAAAGATTAcatccatttattttttaaatttaaaataaaaataaattaaagtctggaatataaacaaaatttaattttatataaaaaatttaaaaactaaaaatatatttaaacctattaattattagttatatgaGTATTGACGAAAAAAACCAAGTAACTACTCCCTGTAACGTTATTATGTACATACATGTTTTAAaacctttaaaataaatacttaaataacaaataaaatatatagttgATTGTTAAGTATTTAAATATCATTGCTATCTCTTATTTTATACTCATcttgttataattatatatacaattattaGTTGTGTGTGAGATATatcaaacttattttttataccaGATATTGTGAACTATactcaaatataataatttctcCAAATTTCTTGAAAGTTGGCGGGTAGAATAGAAATACtaccaaaataagctagaaataatttataaactattttcatAATTTCGTTCCTTATACAATAGAAATAAAgatgtataaaataaaacatcataaaaacaGAACCGAATAGgctaaaaataaattcttccaagaattatagtaattaaaaatgaaaaaaaaaaatgacttataGTACAGGACTTTGGAATTAAGGCAGGTgtgatttaattaatatttatatactcATGATAACAACTCTCCTTCCCCAACCCAATGATTTAAAAATCCAAGCCCTATAATTGATGGCACCCTCGATTCCTCACTTTccatatttgataaataaataaatatatataaataaaatataaagaaggaGGAATCTGAATGTAGGGTTATTGAGTTGTGTTGTGTGAATGCAGTGGTATGGGTGAGCACTAGAGGCTGTGTAATGAATGAATGGTAGAATTGGTTCCAATGAAGGTGGGCGTATAAATGGAAATTAGGCGTACATATAGCAGGTTGAAAAAACTGATGAGGATGCCGTACACGAAAAACATGAACGAGGAAGCCAAAGCCAAAACCAGAAAACCCAAACCCAGTTTCGTTTCTTCTATCACCACCACTTCCCAGACACTCTTCGCCATGGCGCGAAAACCTCTTCTCAAGCAAACCCTAGCTACGCTCTTTCTCCTCTTCGTCCTCTATGCAATCTTCAACGCCTTCTTCTACCCAACCGATTCCTCCGCCTTCGACTCCACCTTCTCCTTCAACTCCGCCTCCTCCGTTCTCCTCGCTGGCACCGGCGCCAAATTCCCCACCGTAAAAGTCTTCCTTTACGATCTCCCCAGCAGGTTCACCCACGGCGTCATCCGCCACCACGCCCTCGCGCGTGGTGCACACTTCTCCGAACAACACGATGACGTCTCCTTGCTCAAGTACCCCGGCCACCAGCACATGGCCGAGTGGTACCTCTTTGCGGATCTCTCCCGAAACGATTCCGGACGATCAGGCTCGCCCGTGGTTCGCGTCATGGATCCCGAGGAGGCCGATTTCTTCTTCGTGCCGTTCTTCTCGTCGCTGAGTCTCATCGTGAACCCGCCTCGACCTCCCGGCTCGGCTGCCAGTTTGGAGAAACCGATCTACAGCGACGAGGAGAATCAGGAGGCGCTGGTGGAGTGGCTTGAGGAGCAGGAGTATTGGAAGAGGAGCAACGGGAGGGACCACGTGATCGTGGCTTCGGATCCGAATGCGATGTACCGGGTTATCGACCGGATAAAAAATTGTGTGCTGCTTGTCTCAGATTTCGGGCGGTTGCGACCCGACCAGGGATCGCTGGTGAAGGATGTTGTTGTACCCTACTCGCACCGCATCAGAACGTACCCTGGTGATGTCGGTGTCGCCGATCGCAAGACCTTGTTATTTTTCATGGGCAATCGGTATCGCAAAGAGGTATTGTCTTCTGTTGTGATTGGGACTTTGGATTTCAATTTTAAGATATTGAATTGTTTATGtgtaattttatattctatagCTCTACCCAAGTTTTGAATTCGCTTTTGTCGATGACATTGGGGGAAATTGTCAAGAAGTGCCATTGATGTGGCTGCAATTGGGGTTGGGGTTGTATTGAACCCAAAAATCTTGACATCGTAGCCTAATTCATGGCCGTGGACCATTTTGTAAAACATTGGTTCTACCTGGAAcgggaaaaattaatttagctTGTACATTTAGAATCGATGGTGGGATGAACGTGGTGATGGAGGGCAAATGAATTTGATCTAGTTGGGAGAGTTCGAGCTATGAACTTTTGAAAACGTCTTTTAGTTATGAATGTAGTTTTAAACAGCAAATTGAAGGATGACGGATGCAAttcgattttaatattttattgatgtaTTATCGGAGAGCCTCTTCTCAGGCGATCTTCGATTTACATTTGTCTTTGTCTCGGGCCCTTTTAGGTTCATAGGCATGAAATTTCCTCTATTCTGACTGTTTGCAGAACCAGACTCCCTTTCGTTATTTGTTATTTAGTGTCTTAATCAATGCCTCAAATAGGATTGTCTTCGAAGAAAGACAGCACCATAGGggtaccaaaacaaaaataaaaaaataccatcTTTAAATTGTATGTATTCCTTGCTTGGGGTAATGTTGTACTTTATGGTGGTATTTTATTCTGTGTAGTATCTATAGCACTAAGTATCTTCATTAGGTTTCCccattttgttttcattaaatattcCAGCATGATGCTGTAACAGTAACACTGTTTTCCTTCTATGTGCTTAAATACCTGAAACATCACCGCTGATTTGGATGGTTTATCTTGTATTGATTCCTTGTTGCTCAAATCCGTTTCACAGGGAGGGAAAATCCGTGATATACTCTTTCAAATTCTAGAAAATGAGGAGGATGTCATAATAAAGCATGGAGCACAATCCAGAGAGAGTCGACGGGCAGCTTCACAAGGAATGCATACATCCAAGTTCTGTTTACATCCTGCAGGAGATACTCCATCAGCCTGCCGACTGTTTGATGCTATAGTTAGCTTGTGCATTCCAGTCATTGTCAGTGATAGTATTGAGTTGCCTTTTGAAGATACTTTAGACTATAGAAAATTTGCTGTGTTTGTGGAAACTACTTCTGCTATAAAGCCAGGATATTTGGTGTCAAAATTGAGAGCTCTGTCCAAACAAAGAATCTTACAATACCAAAAGGAACTAAAGGAGGTTAGTAGTGcagcataatttatttttgccACGGTATTTTTTGGTGCCATtactactttttttctttaactccACCTGTTGCATTTTTTAATCCATTGTAAAGTTTGACGGAATCAGTACATAGAAGGATATTTGGTGGACTTTGATTGATATTGCAAATTATAGCTTTTTCCTTATGTTAGGATGCATGGAATTCTGTTAGAATCTAATGTTTTTATTTGTCTAGCtagtttattttctgttttgaCACTCGCTTAGTGTGTTAgcattattatctttttatttctggtttttagtatttataaatattttgttatataagaCCATGTATTCAGGGTTACAAGGCTAAggtgaataatatttttcattcttcaGTCACCTCTGTTTCTCTTAGTAGTAGAGTAGGTTTCCTAACATGGTACCAAGAGTGTGAGTTGTCTCTTTTATGGATACTGGTCCTACTTCCACGGCGACCTCATGTTCTCTTTTCCTATTCCATTTCAGAAAAGCTCATTGATACTAATATCTTCCTCCGACAACAAGTGGAGCTTGTGATTTAGGGGTTGAAAATCTTGAATATACCACCTTAGGCACCTAGGATCAGCTTCTCCTTTTGTGGCTTCAATCCTTCTTATTGGCTTCCTTCTTAGCTTGAATCATTGGTTGTCAACACTCATTTCAGGTTTGGGAGAAGATACATGCTCATTTCACTTCTCAAACCAAAGCTCGGGCTCGTTAGCTATGCATCGAGCTTCATACCATGAAGAAATGTGAACTACCAATCAATTAGTTCCTTTTGTGCATCAAAGCATTGGTTCATTCTCTTTATTCAATTGGCGATCCTGTATTTGAATGCGGACAACTCAATATTATCCTTGAAGGACTTTTGGTTGAATGAGTCCTTCCTCTCTTTCATCAATAGTAACCCAGACTTGTTCTTGTTAGACGAAGTTGAATCTCTCCTCGTTACTCAAGAAGCACATATTGCAAAGTTTTGGCATAATACTAACAATATTTCTTTGGATCCCCCTCAAGCAAATTCTCAAACAGCTTCTACTCTCATGTCCACCTTGCTCAGATGGCTTCTTATTCTTCTTTGACTTTTCATCCTCCTTCCTGTCATGGTGGTTGTTTTCAATGTGGCCGAGTCGTGGACGTCGAAGTGGACATGTTGGTCATGGAAGTATTCAATGTCAAGTTTGCAACAAATATGGTCACACAGCAACCCTTTGCTATCATCGCTTTAACCCCAACTATGTTCTTCAACCCTACAATATTCCTTTTCCTCAAAATCTGGCACCGTATATCCTTCATATCAGCCATCATTTCCAGGTATACCACCTCCAAGTGCATTTGCTCATTTTCTAGGCTATCAACTTCCAGGGCCATCCACTACGTATTGCCTTCACTTCACCACTTGTTTTTGCCTTCCTCTTAGGCCCATTACAATACCACTGTATCGGCTTCACAACCCCATGCTTATGTTTCTTAGTGCACACTGGTCTATCAACCTGTTCAACAATCTCAGAATTCAGGAGATGCTTGTGTCTTCCTTGGGAATGGACAAGGTTTGCATATTAAGTATTCTGGTTTTGCAATTCTTTCTTCTCATAATCCTGTTGTTCCTTTGCACCTTACCAATCTCTTGCATGTTCCCTTTGTAACTAAAAAATCTTGTTAGTGTCAGTCGGTTTGCTAGAGATAATAATGGATATTTTAAATCTCATTCCACTGTTTTTGTTAAGTCCCAGGTTGATAACGTTGTCCTGCTATGTGCCTATCTTTGTCTAGATGGTCTCTACTACTTTCCTTTTCTTCTGTTGCATGCCCAGATCGTGTCTCCACCAGTTTCCACCGTTTCCTTTGTTCCCAAATCTCTGCTCTTTCCTCAATACCCACACGCAATTCACTATGTTTTCCCTTTGGCATAATAGACTAGGTCATCCTTCCGTTGTTGTTTTCCATAATGTTCTCAA contains:
- the LOC114177766 gene encoding probable arabinosyltransferase ARAD1 isoform X1; amino-acid sequence: MEIRRTYSRLKKLMRMPYTKNMNEEAKAKTRKPKPSFVSSITTTSQTLFAMARKPLLKQTLATLFLLFVLYAIFNAFFYPTDSSAFDSTFSFNSASSVLLAGTGAKFPTVKVFLYDLPSRFTHGVIRHHALARGAHFSEQHDDVSLLKYPGHQHMAEWYLFADLSRNDSGRSGSPVVRVMDPEEADFFFVPFFSSLSLIVNPPRPPGSAASLEKPIYSDEENQEALVEWLEEQEYWKRSNGRDHVIVASDPNAMYRVIDRIKNCVLLVSDFGRLRPDQGSLVKDVVVPYSHRIRTYPGDVGVADRKTLLFFMGNRYRKEGGKIRDILFQILENEEDVIIKHGAQSRESRRAASQGMHTSKFCLHPAGDTPSACRLFDAIVSLCIPVIVSDSIELPFEDTLDYRKFAVFVETTSAIKPGYLVSKLRALSKQRILQYQKELKEVKRYFEYEEPNGTVNEIWRQVSKKLPLIKLMINREKRLFGRESVCSCVCTNQTTVINL
- the LOC114177766 gene encoding probable arabinosyltransferase ARAD1 isoform X2; its protein translation is MEIRRTYSRLKKLMRMPYTKNMNEEAKAKTRKPKPSFVSSITTTSQTLFAMARKPLLKQTLATLFLLFVLYAIFNAFFYPTDSSAFDSTFSFNSASSVLLAGTGAKFPTVKVFLYDLPSRFTHGVIRHHALARGAHFSEQHDDVSLLKYPGHQHMAEWYLFADLSRNDSGRSGSPVVRVMDPEEADFFFVPFFSSLSLIVNPPRPPGSAASLEKPIYSDEENQEALVEWLEEQEYWKRSNGRDHVIVASDPNAMYRVIDRIKNCVLLVSDFGRLRPDQGSLVKDVVVPYSHRIRTYPGDVGVADRKTLLFFMGNRYRKEGGKIRDILFQILENEEDVIIKHGAQSRESRRAASQGMHTSKFCLHPAGDTPSACRLFDAIVSLCIPVIVSDSIELPFEDTLDYRKFAVFVETTSAIKPGYLVSKLRALSKQRILQYQKELKEKSSLILISSSDNKWSL